TTCGCCGCTAATGAGGGCAAGTCACTGGGTGGCGAAAAGACTCCGGATTACGTGCGTCGATTGCCACTGTTGTTCGGACTGTTTCCTTCCACACGGGTCGTCCACATTATTCGCGATGGTCGCGACGTAGCGTTATCGACGCTTGACTGGGCGACGGCTAGTAAAGGACCAGGGAAACTTGGATTGTGGAACAGCGAGCCATTGGCAACCTGTGCGCTGTGGTGGCGTTGGCAGGTCCTGGAAGGCAGGGGCGCAGGACATATGCAGTCCGCGCGATATTCCGAGGTTCGCTACGCACAACTGGTCGAACAACCTGAATTAGAGCTGCAACGCCTCTGTGAATTCCTCGGTCTATCAATGAGCAGCGAAATGCTGGCCTACCACGTTGGGCGGACTCGAACGGATCGCGGTTCGGCGAAAGGCAACTGGTTACCCCCCACCAGTGGACTTCGGGACTGGCGCAATCAAATGAGTCAGCAGGACGTGGCACTCTTCGAATTACTGGCCGGCGACCTGCTCGAGGAACTTGGATTCGAGCGAGCGCACTACCGGACCGACTCGAACATTGAGCGACGTGCTGTCGCTTGCCGTGAATGGTGGAGTCGTTTTCTAGAGCGGCGCGAACGGAAACGTAAACGGCGCAGTGCACGAGCGCTGACGGGAGTAGCACCATGAACGCCCCGCTTCGTGTGGGCTACATCCTGAAAATGTTCCCGCGGCTGTCCGAAACGTTCGTCATGAACGAATTGTTGGAGCTCGAGCGGCAGGGCGCTGACGTATCCGTATTCAGCCTGATGCACCCCGGAGACGGACGATTTCATGGACGGCTCTCCGACCTGCGTTTGACCGCGAAGTACTATACGTCGCAGAAGCCCGAATCGTACTGGGACGCGATTCACCGGCTCCCCCCGGAACTCACGACGCCATTCGAACGTTGGCACCATGCGATCGGTTTTCTGCGACGTTACGAAACGCCTCGAGATCTCGAATTCCTGCTACGAGCGTTGATGATCGCGAGCGAGGTGCGAGCCCGAGGCATTCAACATCTTCACGCGCACTTCGCGACGATCTCCACGCGGATGGCGACGGTCGTTGGAATGCTGACGGGTGTACCGTTTTCTTTCACTGCCCACGCAAAGGATATTTTTCGCGATACGGTGAACCGCGATCTGTTTTCTGAAATGGTTCGGCGCAGTGCGTTCTGCGTAACAGTCAGCGACTTCAACCGTGCGTTCATACTGGAACACACGCCTAACATCGATGCCAGCAAGGTACATCGGCTATACAACGGTGTGGACCTAACGCAACTAACGTCCACGGAAGACTCGCGTTCCGACGACGTTCCTCACATCGTCAGTGTGGGACGACTCGTACCAAAGAAGGGATTCGACGATCTGCTTCGTGCGCTTCGTCGCGTCAAGGACGATGGCATTCGCTTTTGCGTGACGATTGCCGGTGGCGGGGACGAGTGGGATCGTTTACACGCGATACGAACAGAATTGGATCTGGAAGACGAAGTCTCGATGCCAGGGGCACTTCCTCACGAGCGTGTCATTGATCTTTTGCGCGAAGCGGATCTGATTGCTCTGGCGTGCGTGCCCGATGCCGACGGCAATATGGACGCCTTGCCGACCGTATTACTCGAGGCGCTGGCTCTCGGGGTCCCGATTGTTTCCACTCGGCTGACGGGTATCCCCGAGATCGTCGATGACGAGACGGGAGTCCTCGTTACCCCGGGTGACGTTGCCGCCCTTGCTCGCGCTATTCGTTCTGTGGTCGAGAGAAGTCGCGAGCATACAGGAATGCAGGATTCTTGTCGCGCACGAGCCGGGCAACTGTTCGACCTATCGCTAAACGTCGCTGAACTTCACGGGCGATTCCGTCGCAACGCGCGAGTACAGGTATCCACGTGATGCGCTTCACCTACATCTGTGCGGATCCCGGAATTCCGTTGCCCGGGACGAAAGGCGCTTCGATCCATGTGGCCAGCGTCTGTCGGGCAATGCGAGATACCGGCCTGCTAGGAGATATTCGGACTGCTCGACCCGAGGCGAAGAGTCTATGCGGTTTTCCGCTGAGTTCATTGGAATCAACCACTCCCCGACCCGATTTCATCTATGAGCGTTACAGCCTCTGGCATACAGCCGGCGGTGAGCTCGCAACACACCACGGCGTGCCCTTCATCCTGGAGGTCAACAGCCCACTACCGTTGGAAGCCACTCGTCATCGGGGGCTGCGCCAGGGGGCGTCTGCGAGGAAGGTCGCCAGGACGCTCATGCGACGCGCCGATGGCATCGTCTGCGTGTCAAGTGAAGTCGCCGCCTGGGTCAAGCAGCAACGTGGGCATGGCGACAGGGTATGGGTCATTCCCAACGGTGTGGATCCGAAGATCTTCTCCCCGATTGCCGCGCGCAATCCGCCTGCAGATTGGCCAGCCGGCTGGGGTGTACTTGATGAGCCGATCGTCGCATTTGCCGGATCGTTCAAACCCTGGCATGGACTCGAT
This genomic interval from Acidobacteriota bacterium contains the following:
- a CDS encoding sulfotransferase produces the protein MIVRQHSGTGHNPFCFVVGCPRSGTTLLQRMLDHHPDLAVANDTHFVPRALEKTAPHLADRAISGDPVPLTQALIDAVVGYRRFYRLGLDERLGRELALKQDDYAGYSSALYDRFAANEGKSLGGEKTPDYVRRLPLLFGLFPSTRVVHIIRDGRDVALSTLDWATASKGPGKLGLWNSEPLATCALWWRWQVLEGRGAGHMQSARYSEVRYAQLVEQPELELQRLCEFLGLSMSSEMLAYHVGRTRTDRGSAKGNWLPPTSGLRDWRNQMSQQDVALFELLAGDLLEELGFERAHYRTDSNIERRAVACREWWSRFLERRERKRKRRSARALTGVAP
- a CDS encoding glycosyltransferase; translation: MNAPLRVGYILKMFPRLSETFVMNELLELERQGADVSVFSLMHPGDGRFHGRLSDLRLTAKYYTSQKPESYWDAIHRLPPELTTPFERWHHAIGFLRRYETPRDLEFLLRALMIASEVRARGIQHLHAHFATISTRMATVVGMLTGVPFSFTAHAKDIFRDTVNRDLFSEMVRRSAFCVTVSDFNRAFILEHTPNIDASKVHRLYNGVDLTQLTSTEDSRSDDVPHIVSVGRLVPKKGFDDLLRALRRVKDDGIRFCVTIAGGGDEWDRLHAIRTELDLEDEVSMPGALPHERVIDLLREADLIALACVPDADGNMDALPTVLLEALALGVPIVSTRLTGIPEIVDDETGVLVTPGDVAALARAIRSVVERSREHTGMQDSCRARAGQLFDLSLNVAELHGRFRRNARVQVST